From a single Streptomyces sp. NBC_01264 genomic region:
- a CDS encoding helix-turn-helix domain-containing protein: MSDLEQLTQALGRNLKRWRAERGFTLEALAARAGVSRGMIIQIEQARTNPSVGTTVKLADALGVSITTLLDHDRGPRVQVVLPGQGVRMWSTEGGSGASMLLGDDRRGPVEMWTYRLEPGEGTVSDPHPPGTFEMLHVTVGELTLVVADETYAVPAGGAVSFEADAAHAYRNEGPGPMEMTMAVSIPPVTAHA; the protein is encoded by the coding sequence GTGTCGGATCTCGAGCAGCTCACCCAGGCGCTCGGCCGCAACCTCAAGCGCTGGCGCGCGGAGCGCGGGTTCACCCTGGAGGCCCTTGCCGCGCGTGCGGGGGTGAGCCGCGGCATGATCATCCAGATCGAGCAGGCCCGTACGAACCCCAGTGTCGGCACGACGGTCAAACTCGCCGACGCGCTCGGCGTGAGCATCACCACCCTGCTCGACCACGACCGCGGTCCACGGGTGCAGGTGGTGCTGCCGGGGCAAGGGGTGCGGATGTGGTCCACCGAGGGCGGCAGCGGCGCGAGCATGCTGCTCGGCGACGACCGGCGCGGGCCGGTGGAGATGTGGACCTACCGACTGGAGCCGGGCGAGGGGACGGTCTCGGACCCGCACCCGCCGGGCACCTTCGAGATGCTGCACGTCACGGTGGGCGAGCTGACGCTGGTGGTCGCGGACGAGACGTACGCCGTACCGGCCGGCGGAGCCGTCTCCTTCGAGGCGGACGCCGCGCACGCCTACCGCAACGAGGGGCCCGGTCCGATGGAGATGACCATGGCGGTCTCCATCCCGCCGGTGACCGCCCACGCGTGA
- a CDS encoding DMT family transporter — MTALFALATAALWGLADFGGGLLTRRIPALTVVVASQVLAVLVLGAVVLGTGAWREAGPQLWFAVGAGLVGPVAMFSFYKALALGPMGVVSPLGSLGVVVPMAAGLLLGERPGAAQLAGIAVAVVGIVLAGGPELRGAPVQRQAVVLTLVAAFGFGAVMALIAPASSTVPGLFLALFVQRVTNVTVGGTALWVRTRRGVPALPAGTDGRRILWTLLPALAFVGLADVAANGTYSIAAQHGPVTTAAVLSSLYPVITALAAFAVLKERLRPVQAAGAGLALAGTVLLAAG; from the coding sequence ATGACCGCCCTCTTCGCCTTGGCCACCGCCGCCCTGTGGGGACTGGCCGACTTCGGCGGAGGGCTGCTCACCCGCCGGATACCGGCCCTCACGGTGGTCGTGGCCTCCCAGGTCCTCGCCGTCCTCGTGCTGGGTGCGGTGGTCCTGGGCACCGGCGCCTGGCGGGAGGCCGGACCACAGCTGTGGTTCGCGGTGGGGGCGGGGCTGGTCGGCCCGGTCGCGATGTTCAGCTTCTACAAGGCGCTCGCCCTCGGCCCGATGGGCGTGGTCTCCCCGCTCGGATCCCTCGGCGTGGTGGTGCCGATGGCCGCGGGCCTCCTTCTGGGCGAGCGGCCGGGTGCCGCCCAGCTCGCCGGGATCGCGGTGGCCGTCGTGGGCATCGTCCTCGCGGGCGGACCCGAACTGCGCGGCGCCCCCGTCCAGCGCCAGGCCGTCGTCCTCACCCTCGTCGCGGCCTTCGGCTTCGGCGCGGTGATGGCCCTGATCGCCCCCGCCTCCTCCACCGTGCCGGGCCTGTTCCTCGCCCTGTTCGTCCAGCGCGTCACCAACGTCACCGTCGGCGGCACGGCCCTGTGGGTGCGGACCCGGCGCGGAGTTCCGGCCCTCCCGGCGGGTACGGACGGCCGGCGGATCCTCTGGACGCTGCTGCCGGCGCTGGCCTTCGTCGGCCTCGCCGACGTCGCGGCGAACGGCACCTACTCCATCGCCGCCCAGCACGGTCCGGTCACCACCGCCGCCGTGCTCTCCTCCCTGTACCCGGTGATCACCGCCCTGGCCGCCTTCGCCGTCCTCAAGGAACGCCTGCGCCCCGTCCAGGCGGCGGGCGCGGGCCTGGCCCTGGCGGGCACGGTCCTCCTGGCGGCGGGCTAG
- a CDS encoding DedA family protein, with amino-acid sequence MHIQEWLETIPAVSIYLLVGLVIGLESLGIPLPGEIVLVSSALLASQQGHIDPVVLGICATTGAIVGDSIGYAIGRKGGKPMLERLGRRFPKHFGPDQVAMAERSFEKWGMWAVFFGRFVALLRIFAGPLAGVLHMPYWRFLIANVLGGILWAGGTTAVIYSIGIVAEPWLKGFSWVALALALVCGLAMTLVVRGRMKKAAAAARAEAAADAAGVPGQAAAAPTVLTD; translated from the coding sequence GTGCACATCCAGGAATGGCTGGAGACGATTCCGGCGGTCAGCATCTACCTCCTGGTGGGGCTCGTCATCGGACTGGAAAGCCTCGGCATCCCGCTGCCGGGGGAGATCGTCCTGGTCAGCTCGGCGCTGCTGGCCTCGCAGCAGGGGCACATCGACCCCGTGGTGCTGGGCATCTGCGCGACCACCGGAGCGATCGTGGGCGACTCGATCGGCTACGCGATCGGGCGCAAGGGCGGGAAGCCGATGCTGGAGCGGCTGGGCCGGCGCTTCCCCAAGCACTTCGGGCCGGACCAGGTGGCCATGGCGGAGCGCTCCTTCGAGAAGTGGGGCATGTGGGCCGTCTTCTTCGGGCGGTTCGTGGCGCTGCTGCGGATCTTCGCGGGGCCGCTGGCGGGCGTCCTGCACATGCCCTACTGGCGGTTCCTCATCGCGAACGTCCTCGGCGGGATCCTGTGGGCGGGCGGTACGACGGCCGTCATCTACTCGATCGGGATCGTCGCCGAGCCGTGGCTGAAGGGGTTCTCGTGGGTGGCCCTCGCCCTGGCCCTCGTGTGCGGGCTCGCCATGACCTTGGTGGTGCGCGGGCGGATGAAGAAGGCGGCAGCGGCGGCGCGGGCCGAGGCGGCCGCGGATGCGGCCGGGGTGCCGGGGCAGGCCGCGGCCGCCCCGACCGTGCTCACCGACTGA
- a CDS encoding acyltransferase: MAKNQNTFSSLTALPSLTGLRRRLAGRVVHAGWRWMQRAGAVTAQTPGGLRFGAIGHGTRLAFPQGTVFGEPWIRLGDHCIIGEQVTLTAGMMPDLDLGAEPMLVLGNGVVIGRDSHVIADTRITIGNDTFCGPGVYITSTNHSYDDPHEPVGKQWPRSAPVEIGPGCWLGTGAVILPGAKLGRNVVVAAGAVVRGEVPDHAVVAGAPARIVRRWDPDTGWQPPLRTPAPVPIPDGVTPEQLRALGALADVPEQE, encoded by the coding sequence GTGGCGAAGAACCAGAACACGTTCTCTTCTCTGACGGCGCTCCCTTCCCTCACGGGCCTGCGTCGCCGGCTCGCCGGGCGCGTCGTCCACGCGGGCTGGCGCTGGATGCAGCGGGCCGGCGCGGTCACCGCCCAGACCCCCGGAGGGCTGCGCTTCGGCGCGATCGGGCACGGCACCCGCCTCGCCTTCCCGCAGGGCACGGTCTTCGGCGAGCCCTGGATCAGGCTCGGGGACCACTGCATCATCGGGGAACAGGTCACGCTCACCGCCGGGATGATGCCGGACCTCGACCTCGGCGCGGAGCCGATGCTGGTCCTCGGCAACGGCGTGGTCATCGGCCGCGACAGCCACGTCATCGCCGACACCCGGATCACGATCGGCAACGACACCTTCTGCGGCCCCGGGGTGTACATCACCTCCACCAACCACAGCTACGACGACCCGCACGAGCCCGTCGGCAAGCAGTGGCCGCGCAGCGCCCCGGTGGAGATAGGCCCGGGCTGCTGGCTGGGGACCGGCGCGGTGATCCTGCCCGGGGCGAAGCTGGGCCGCAACGTCGTGGTGGCGGCGGGCGCCGTCGTACGGGGCGAGGTGCCGGACCACGCCGTGGTGGCGGGGGCACCGGCCCGGATCGTCCGCCGCTGGGACCCCGACACGGGCTGGCAGCCACCCCTGCGCACCCCGGCCCCGGTCCCGATCCCCGACGGGGTGACACCGGAGCAGCTGCGGGCGCTGGGCGCACTGGCGGACGTGCCGGAGCAGGAGTGA
- a CDS encoding gamma carbonic anhydrase family protein, which yields MTQQAAQALVMGVGGKNPEIDPTAFTAPTSVVVGDVRLGAGASIWYSAVLRADCGPITLGADSNVQDNCTVHVDPGFPVSIGERVSIGHNAVVHGCTIEDDCLIGMGATVLNGAVIGAGSLVAAQALVPQGMIVPPGSLVAGVPAKVRRELTAEEREGLKVNALMYTELAKQHAASVTEGA from the coding sequence ATGACGCAGCAGGCGGCCCAGGCACTCGTGATGGGTGTCGGCGGGAAGAACCCCGAGATCGACCCGACGGCGTTCACCGCTCCCACCTCCGTCGTGGTCGGGGACGTGCGCCTCGGCGCGGGCGCGAGCATCTGGTACTCGGCGGTGCTCCGCGCGGACTGCGGTCCGATCACACTGGGCGCCGACAGCAATGTGCAGGACAACTGCACCGTGCACGTGGACCCCGGTTTCCCGGTCTCCATCGGCGAGCGCGTCTCCATCGGCCACAACGCCGTCGTGCACGGCTGCACGATCGAGGACGACTGCCTGATCGGGATGGGCGCGACGGTCCTCAACGGCGCGGTGATCGGCGCCGGGTCGCTGGTGGCCGCGCAGGCGCTGGTCCCGCAGGGCATGATCGTCCCGCCCGGTTCGCTGGTCGCGGGCGTCCCGGCGAAGGTGCGGCGCGAGCTGACCGCGGAGGAGCGCGAGGGCCTCAAGGTCAACGCCCTCATGTACACCGAACTGGCCAAGCAGCACGCCGCCTCGGTGACCGAAGGCGCGTAA
- a CDS encoding CoA-binding protein: MYGDPGTIRKILTELGDTWAVVGLSNNQDRAAYRVAEALQRYGKRVVPVHPKAETVHGEQGYPSLAAIPFKVDVVDVFVNSALAGAVADEAVAKGAEAVWFQLNVVDEAAAARTRAAGLDMVMDRCPAIEIPAL; this comes from the coding sequence GTGTACGGCGATCCGGGAACCATCCGCAAGATCCTCACCGAGCTCGGCGACACCTGGGCCGTGGTGGGCCTGTCCAACAACCAGGACCGGGCCGCGTACCGCGTGGCCGAGGCCCTCCAGCGGTACGGCAAGCGCGTGGTCCCCGTGCACCCCAAGGCCGAGACGGTCCACGGCGAGCAGGGCTACCCCTCGCTGGCGGCGATCCCCTTCAAGGTGGACGTGGTGGACGTCTTCGTGAACAGCGCCCTCGCGGGCGCCGTCGCCGACGAGGCCGTCGCGAAGGGGGCGGAGGCCGTCTGGTTCCAGCTGAACGTGGTCGACGAGGCCGCGGCCGCCCGTACCCGCGCGGCCGGCCTGGACATGGTCATGGACCGCTGCCCGGCGATCGAGATCCCCGCCCTCTGA
- a CDS encoding LamG domain-containing protein has protein sequence MVGERSEFTTTFANPDGKSFRLVQSVVPVRVKGAGGAWVEPDATLVTRPDGTVGPKAALVGLSFSGGGSKSDLVKIERGGRTLGLGWGKALPKPKLEGASATYSEVLPGVDLRMTATVEGFREVLVVKTPQAAASPALKEVKFALNSKGLDVSGTKENGLTARNSDGQAVFEAPPARMWDSAGPETAPAPAAAKSPSVLLNSRAAAPAETTGPVAGAGTDQKSPFDGPGLGDQTATMPLAVDAKSLTVVPDAKLMAQKDPAAFPLYIDPSVNADESVERLLLRNDGYEDYAWENGEDKLGKGVGECGSWGGYYCGPGYVQRLYFQFTPDNLRGKRVLDATFTVTEPWSFQCEPRNVWLVRTAGRFTKSTTWGTKPAYLDLMGDRLVSAGRGSSCDPNSPAAPIEFNDNPDEGDENLTSTVAAWATGSAPLTLELRAENEGDTSAWKRFRNDAALSVDYISDPATPTAQSIDDTPCEKTIGDATTIADSTPELRATTEVQRGGEAEARLRIAFRVDRQDGANWTTVSSGPFIDSPSNSYYGANASVRAEPELMPTLQDGKTYRMLTWTRSFAANAATAGSPYVTCYFKLDSSAPKKPRISTGGLYDECTSSTCTAGGKPGLSGKFTFRSAVGEDSKVVKYKYKLDDESEWTYVTAAAAASLDITPHHAGLNTLYVKGLDDVNGGRLGEQATFRFAVNEDPDPVAHWNFYDMSGDDAKDTANKDVRPDPADLRNGATRPTDGRRGWLSGIEQEDTALKLDGVDDYAATSGPVINTQESFTIAAWVRPDRVDKTFSMAGVAGEYMSAVNITHRANGTWSAALPTTDDTNSNGIKYVVNAKAKTVPKVWTHVAVVYDRVAKRLRLYINGDFQEGIDLPSDFKPIAATGPLTIGRNKYRGDWTNDFPGLIDEMTVWQSDLSAESLRADVQMHDKTTGRNMVELSARWNPDTVAGGALTDTSGYGRDLTISSGATIAGGKLVLNGTTGDGYAAGPIVDEMGSFTATAEVELDSAKLATKPNGYIAQVLGQRNAGGAAWGVWFKKVATETSHHPDTGELVTSVIGNWYFGRLNSDGTGTWSVSPARAELDTSVQVTVVHNAQDNRLKLYVDGNYVSDRDDFYATESGSTTFAVGKGLVNDAWGNYLPGTINDVRVWTGAMIDAEQVKDFT, from the coding sequence GTGGTGGGTGAGCGTTCGGAGTTCACCACGACCTTCGCGAATCCGGACGGGAAGTCGTTCCGTCTGGTCCAGTCGGTCGTGCCGGTGCGCGTGAAGGGCGCCGGTGGTGCCTGGGTGGAGCCCGACGCGACGTTGGTGACCCGCCCGGACGGAACGGTGGGGCCGAAGGCCGCCCTCGTGGGTCTGAGCTTCTCGGGTGGCGGTAGCAAGTCGGACCTGGTGAAGATCGAGCGGGGCGGCCGCACCCTCGGCCTGGGCTGGGGCAAGGCCCTGCCGAAGCCGAAGCTCGAGGGGGCCAGTGCCACCTATTCGGAGGTTCTGCCGGGCGTCGACCTTCGTATGACGGCCACGGTGGAGGGTTTCCGCGAGGTCCTCGTCGTGAAGACGCCGCAGGCCGCGGCGAGTCCGGCGCTGAAGGAAGTCAAGTTCGCGCTGAACTCCAAGGGTCTGGACGTCTCCGGGACCAAGGAGAACGGGCTGACGGCCCGCAACAGCGACGGCCAGGCGGTCTTCGAGGCGCCGCCGGCCCGGATGTGGGACTCGGCCGGCCCTGAGACGGCGCCTGCTCCCGCAGCGGCGAAGTCGCCCTCGGTCCTGCTGAACAGCCGCGCCGCGGCGCCGGCGGAAACGACCGGCCCCGTGGCCGGGGCGGGCACGGACCAGAAGTCGCCGTTCGATGGTCCCGGTCTCGGTGACCAGACGGCGACCATGCCCCTGGCGGTGGACGCCAAGAGCCTGACCGTGGTCCCCGACGCCAAGCTGATGGCGCAGAAGGATCCTGCGGCCTTCCCGCTGTACATCGACCCGTCGGTGAACGCGGACGAGAGCGTCGAGCGCCTCCTGCTGCGCAATGACGGGTATGAGGACTACGCCTGGGAGAACGGCGAGGACAAGCTCGGCAAGGGTGTCGGCGAGTGCGGTTCGTGGGGCGGCTACTACTGCGGTCCGGGATACGTGCAGCGGCTCTACTTCCAGTTCACGCCGGACAACCTGCGCGGTAAGCGGGTCCTGGACGCGACGTTCACGGTCACGGAGCCGTGGTCCTTCCAGTGCGAGCCGCGCAATGTGTGGCTCGTGCGGACGGCGGGCAGGTTCACCAAGTCGACGACCTGGGGGACCAAGCCGGCCTACCTGGACCTGATGGGCGACCGTCTGGTGTCCGCGGGCCGGGGTTCTTCGTGTGACCCGAACTCTCCGGCCGCGCCGATCGAGTTCAACGACAACCCCGACGAGGGGGACGAGAACCTGACGTCGACGGTGGCCGCCTGGGCCACCGGCAGTGCTCCGCTGACGCTGGAGCTGCGTGCGGAGAACGAGGGCGACACCAGCGCCTGGAAGCGTTTCCGCAACGATGCGGCGCTTTCGGTGGACTACATCAGCGACCCGGCCACCCCCACTGCTCAGAGCATCGACGACACTCCGTGCGAGAAGACGATCGGTGACGCGACGACCATCGCGGACAGCACGCCCGAGCTGCGTGCCACCACCGAGGTCCAGCGGGGCGGTGAGGCGGAGGCGCGTCTGCGCATCGCCTTCCGTGTCGACAGGCAGGACGGGGCGAACTGGACCACGGTCAGCAGCGGTCCGTTCATCGACAGTCCCAGCAACAGCTACTACGGGGCCAATGCCTCGGTGCGTGCCGAGCCGGAGCTGATGCCGACCCTTCAGGACGGCAAGACCTACCGGATGCTCACCTGGACCCGGTCCTTCGCCGCCAACGCGGCGACCGCGGGCAGCCCGTATGTGACCTGCTACTTCAAGTTGGACTCCTCCGCTCCGAAGAAGCCGCGGATTTCGACCGGCGGTCTCTACGACGAGTGCACCTCGAGCACCTGCACGGCGGGCGGCAAGCCGGGCCTGTCGGGCAAGTTCACCTTCCGTTCGGCCGTGGGTGAGGACTCCAAGGTCGTCAAGTACAAGTACAAGCTGGACGACGAGAGCGAGTGGACCTACGTGACGGCCGCGGCCGCCGCGTCCCTCGACATCACCCCGCACCACGCGGGGCTGAACACGCTGTACGTCAAGGGCCTGGACGACGTCAACGGCGGACGTCTCGGCGAGCAGGCGACGTTCCGGTTCGCGGTCAACGAGGATCCCGATCCCGTCGCGCACTGGAACTTCTACGACATGTCCGGTGACGACGCCAAGGACACCGCGAACAAGGACGTCCGGCCCGACCCGGCCGATCTGCGCAACGGCGCGACCCGTCCCACGGACGGTCGCCGGGGCTGGCTCTCCGGTATCGAGCAGGAGGACACGGCTCTGAAGCTCGACGGTGTCGATGACTACGCGGCGACCTCCGGTCCCGTGATCAACACCCAGGAGTCCTTCACCATCGCGGCCTGGGTGCGTCCCGACCGTGTCGACAAGACGTTCTCCATGGCGGGTGTCGCCGGCGAGTACATGAGCGCCGTCAACATCACCCACCGCGCGAACGGAACCTGGTCGGCCGCGCTGCCCACCACGGACGACACCAACTCCAACGGCATCAAGTACGTCGTGAACGCCAAGGCGAAGACCGTTCCCAAGGTGTGGACGCATGTCGCAGTCGTGTACGACAGGGTTGCCAAGCGGCTGCGCCTCTACATCAACGGCGATTTCCAGGAGGGCATCGACCTGCCCTCGGACTTCAAGCCGATCGCCGCGACGGGGCCTTTGACCATCGGGCGCAACAAGTACCGCGGTGACTGGACCAACGACTTCCCCGGCCTCATCGACGAGATGACCGTGTGGCAGTCCGACCTGAGCGCGGAGTCGCTGCGGGCCGACGTGCAGATGCACGACAAGACCACCGGCCGCAACATGGTCGAGCTCTCGGCCCGCTGGAACCCCGACACCGTCGCCGGGGGCGCCCTGACGGACACCTCCGGCTACGGCCGCGACCTGACCATCTCCTCGGGAGCGACCATCGCCGGCGGAAAGCTGGTCCTCAACGGGACCACCGGCGACGGATACGCGGCAGGACCCATCGTCGACGAGATGGGCTCGTTCACCGCGACCGCCGAAGTCGAGCTCGACTCGGCGAAGCTCGCGACCAAGCCCAACGGGTACATCGCGCAGGTCCTTGGCCAGCGCAATGCCGGCGGGGCCGCGTGGGGCGTGTGGTTCAAGAAGGTCGCCACCGAGACCAGCCACCACCCCGACACCGGTGAGCTGGTGACCTCCGTCATCGGCAACTGGTACTTCGGACGCCTCAACTCCGATGGCACCGGCACCTGGTCGGTGAGCCCGGCCCGCGCCGAGCTCGACACCTCCGTCCAGGTCACCGTCGTCCACAACGCCCAGGACAACCGTCTGAAGCTGTACGTCGACGGCAACTACGTCTCCGACCGTGACGACTTCTACGCCACCGAGTCGGGCAGCACGACCTTCGCGGTCGGCAAGGGACTCGTCAACGACGCCTGGGGCAACTACCTGCCCGGGACGATCAACGACGTCCGCGTATGGACCGGAGCCATGATCGACGCCGAACAGGTCAAGGACTTCACCTAG
- a CDS encoding YigZ family protein, with translation MKADQYVTVAREGVHESEINRSRFLCALAPAATEREAQEFVARIRKEHLTASHNCYAYVIGADASVQKASDDGEPGGTAGVPMLQMLTRRDIRYAVAVVTRYYGGVKLGAGGLIRAYGGVVGEALDVLGTVTRHRYRLVTVTVDHQRAGKTENDLRSTGRTVLGVRYGAAVEIEVALPEADLPAFGAWLADSTAGSATLTEGGETYAP, from the coding sequence GTGAAGGCAGACCAGTACGTGACGGTGGCCCGTGAGGGTGTGCACGAGTCCGAGATCAACCGCTCCCGGTTCCTGTGCGCGCTCGCGCCCGCGGCGACCGAGCGGGAGGCGCAGGAGTTCGTCGCACGGATCCGCAAGGAGCACCTCACCGCCTCGCACAACTGCTACGCCTACGTGATCGGCGCCGACGCCTCCGTGCAGAAGGCCAGCGACGACGGCGAGCCGGGTGGCACCGCCGGGGTGCCGATGCTGCAGATGCTCACGCGCCGGGACATCCGCTACGCGGTCGCCGTCGTCACCCGCTACTACGGCGGCGTGAAGCTCGGCGCCGGCGGGCTCATCCGCGCCTACGGCGGGGTCGTCGGGGAGGCGCTGGACGTGCTCGGCACCGTGACCCGGCACCGGTACCGGCTGGTCACCGTCACCGTCGACCACCAGCGGGCCGGCAAGACCGAGAACGACCTGCGCTCCACCGGCAGGACCGTCCTCGGCGTGCGCTACGGGGCCGCCGTGGAGATCGAGGTGGCCCTCCCCGAGGCCGACCTGCCCGCCTTCGGGGCCTGGCTCGCCGACAGCACGGCGGGCAGTGCCACCCTGACCGAGGGCGGCGAAACGTACGCCCCCTGA
- a CDS encoding beta-glucosidase family protein, with protein MSEAVSRRRAMRFLGAMGAALGAAGCVPAPPPGAQPRRASAAAGSSPAGAPEAGSAARIDALLDRLTLEEKTVLLHGGPDPEPLGQAGYVPGIARLGIPALRLADGPAGVRVAKPATALPAPVLLASAFDPALARAYGRVIGREGRALGIDVLLSPMANLIRTPYAGRNFETFSEDPKLTADLVAEVVRGIQDEGLIATVKHFALNNQEKGRDTVDVIAAEQTLHETELRGFEAAVAAGAGAVMGAYNKVNGVYACENRPLLEELLRGRWGFDGWVMSDWDATHSTVASIGAGLDMEMPAGTHYGAPLREAVRGGSVHEDTVDLALRRILTTMDRFGLLAGHPAARPARDAAAGARTARQIATAGAVLLRNERATLPLTGPAARSVAVIGPTGRTPFVGGGGSAHVVPDAAAAPLDEIRRRAGSGSTVTYALGEDIYGRPLPAKLLTPDAGLEDRAVAPGRTWGYEGTFRLTADDEWTLLVHYTGKRPAVRLDGEELFPVRQGVAEQFAGGLLGAAPDGRTVRRRTLALKAGEHRLAVFAEGGPKGQRLRLRHTTKATRAADLAEAVKAAKAAGSVVLFAYEDATEGSDRTSLALPGGQAALIEAVAAANPRTTVVLNTSSGTAMPWLPRTGAVLQMYYPGQEGAAATADVLFGDADPGGRLTQTFPADERATPVGADPVRYPGVGGRQEYTEGVHVGHRWYDQQRVAPLFAFGHGLSYTTWAYEKLAVRRGGAHGKHGGLRVEFTVRNTGRRTGTEVAQVYVGPSPDLRLDQPVRALAGYRRLTLEPGEARLIVLDIDARTLSSWDPERNAWVVGTGRREVFAGRSSRELPLRAKAVVATG; from the coding sequence ATGAGCGAGGCCGTGTCCAGACGCCGTGCGATGCGCTTCCTCGGGGCGATGGGCGCCGCGCTCGGCGCGGCCGGCTGCGTACCGGCGCCGCCGCCCGGCGCGCAGCCCCGTAGGGCCTCCGCCGCCGCGGGATCATCCCCCGCCGGCGCGCCCGAGGCCGGCAGCGCCGCCCGGATCGACGCCCTGCTGGACCGGCTCACCCTGGAGGAGAAGACCGTCCTGCTGCACGGCGGGCCGGACCCCGAGCCGCTCGGCCAGGCCGGATACGTGCCGGGCATCGCCCGCCTGGGCATCCCGGCGCTGCGCCTCGCCGACGGTCCGGCCGGGGTCCGCGTCGCCAAGCCCGCCACCGCGCTGCCCGCGCCGGTCCTGCTCGCCTCCGCCTTCGACCCGGCGCTCGCCCGCGCGTACGGGCGGGTCATCGGCCGCGAGGGCCGCGCGCTCGGCATCGACGTGCTCCTCTCGCCGATGGCCAACCTCATCCGCACCCCGTACGCCGGACGGAACTTCGAGACGTTCTCGGAGGACCCGAAGCTGACGGCCGACCTGGTCGCCGAGGTGGTCCGCGGCATCCAGGACGAGGGTCTCATCGCCACCGTCAAGCACTTCGCGCTCAACAACCAGGAGAAGGGCCGCGACACCGTCGACGTGATCGCCGCCGAACAGACCCTCCACGAGACGGAGCTACGGGGCTTCGAAGCCGCCGTGGCCGCCGGGGCCGGCGCCGTGATGGGCGCCTACAACAAGGTCAACGGGGTCTACGCCTGCGAGAACAGGCCGCTCCTCGAAGAACTGCTCCGCGGGCGCTGGGGGTTCGACGGCTGGGTGATGTCGGACTGGGACGCCACCCACAGCACCGTCGCCTCGATCGGCGCCGGCCTCGACATGGAGATGCCCGCCGGCACCCACTACGGTGCCCCGCTGCGCGAGGCGGTGCGCGGCGGCTCCGTCCACGAGGACACCGTCGACCTCGCCCTACGCCGGATCCTGACCACCATGGACCGCTTCGGACTGCTCGCCGGGCACCCCGCCGCGCGGCCCGCCCGGGACGCCGCCGCCGGGGCCCGCACGGCACGGCAGATCGCCACCGCCGGGGCGGTCCTGCTGCGCAACGAACGGGCCACCCTGCCGCTGACCGGCCCCGCCGCCCGGTCCGTCGCCGTGATCGGCCCCACCGGGCGGACCCCCTTCGTCGGCGGCGGCGGCAGTGCCCACGTGGTGCCCGACGCGGCCGCCGCCCCCCTCGACGAGATCCGGCGCCGGGCCGGGAGCGGCTCCACGGTGACCTACGCGCTCGGCGAGGACATCTACGGGCGCCCGCTGCCGGCGAAACTGCTGACGCCCGACGCGGGCCTCGAGGACCGCGCGGTGGCCCCCGGGCGCACCTGGGGCTACGAGGGGACCTTCCGGCTGACCGCCGACGACGAGTGGACCCTGCTCGTCCACTACACCGGGAAGCGGCCGGCCGTCCGGCTCGACGGGGAGGAACTCTTCCCCGTACGGCAGGGCGTGGCCGAGCAGTTCGCCGGCGGGCTGCTCGGCGCCGCGCCCGACGGCCGCACCGTGCGCCGCCGCACCCTCGCGCTCAAGGCGGGCGAACACCGCCTCGCCGTCTTCGCCGAGGGCGGGCCGAAGGGGCAGCGGCTGCGGCTGCGGCACACCACGAAGGCGACCCGGGCCGCCGACCTGGCCGAGGCCGTCAAGGCGGCCAAGGCGGCCGGCAGCGTGGTGCTGTTCGCCTACGAGGACGCCACCGAGGGCAGCGACCGCACCTCCCTGGCGCTCCCCGGCGGCCAAGCGGCGCTGATCGAGGCGGTCGCCGCCGCCAACCCCCGCACCACGGTGGTGCTCAACACCTCCTCCGGTACGGCCATGCCGTGGCTCCCGCGTACCGGAGCGGTCCTCCAGATGTACTACCCGGGTCAGGAGGGCGCGGCCGCCACCGCCGACGTGCTCTTCGGCGACGCGGACCCGGGCGGCCGCCTCACCCAGACCTTCCCGGCCGACGAGCGGGCCACCCCGGTCGGCGCGGACCCGGTGCGCTATCCGGGGGTCGGCGGACGGCAGGAGTACACCGAGGGCGTGCACGTCGGCCACCGCTGGTACGACCAGCAGCGGGTGGCTCCGCTGTTCGCCTTCGGGCACGGGCTCTCGTACACGACCTGGGCGTACGAGAAGCTGGCGGTCCGGCGCGGCGGCGCGCACGGCAAGCACGGCGGGCTGCGCGTGGAGTTCACCGTCCGCAACACCGGACGCCGTACGGGCACCGAGGTGGCCCAGGTCTACGTGGGCCCGTCCCCGGACCTGAGACTGGACCAGCCGGTCCGGGCACTGGCCGGGTACCGGCGCCTGACCCTCGAACCCGGCGAGGCGCGGCTGATCGTCCTGGACATCGACGCGCGCACGCTGTCCTCCTGGGATCCGGAGCGGAACGCGTGGGTGGTGGGGACGGGACGCCGCGAAGTGTTCGCCGGCCGTTCCTCGCGCGAACTGCCGCTGCGGGCAAAGGCTGTGGTGGCGACCGGATAG
- a CDS encoding DUF2191 domain-containing protein — translation MTDGGGPVPGRAKISISLDAELVVEVMVLAGIGSPQDAVEAVVRDYIERGHRTEARIQLQDEPRRDADLGPRPPQG, via the coding sequence ATGACGGACGGAGGGGGTCCCGTGCCGGGCCGAGCCAAGATCAGCATCAGCCTCGACGCCGAGCTCGTGGTGGAGGTGATGGTCCTCGCCGGGATCGGTTCGCCCCAGGACGCGGTCGAGGCCGTCGTACGGGACTACATCGAGCGCGGCCACCGCACCGAGGCCCGGATCCAGCTCCAGGACGAACCCCGGCGCGACGCCGACCTCGGTCCGCGGCCGCCGCAGGGCTGA